CCTTTTCTATGATAGTTTCGGCACTTTTTTTGGCGTCTTCAAGGATGAATTTTCCTTTAGAATTTAGTGAGCTTTTAGAATACATAATTCCAATAACTGCACCGATCACCAAAGCAACTATACCGATAATAAGCGTGATTGCGGTCATAATATATATAGAGTTTATTTAAAAATTTTAAAACAAAAAAACCTACAACAATCCAAGTATTAAGAGTAAACTCCTAATCAACACGATTTGAACTGTTTTTCATTGTCTGTAATCTGCGACGAGGCAGCGCGCCATCTAATGAACTTTCGTTCGGCAATTGTTTAGCGTTGAGTTTACCTGCTGTGTTAGAATTATTGTAGGCAGCTTGTATATTTGGAAGTTTTCTAGTCTTCCAATTCTTCTAATAACTTATTAATTTTTGTTAATCGGTCATTAGTATTTGTTAAATTCTTTTCATTATTGGTTAAGTGAACTTCGGCATTTGTCCCCAACTTTAGCGCACACATTGCAAGGGCGTCTTGCTTGTCGCGTATGTCGAAGTTAGCCTCGAATTCCTTAATCATCGTTTCAATTTGTTTCCCAACCTTACGTAGGGTTTCTTCTTCGGCAGCGGGTACATTAAGAGGATACACTCTTCCAGCAATATTTATCGTAATTCTTCTGATATCCATGCTTATAATCCGCTATTTCTTAATTCGGCGATACAGAAATCGACCTCTTTTATCAATTTGTTGAGGTGGGTTTTCATCAATTTGTTATGTTCTGCATTGCCGCTTATGGCTGAATAAAGTTTTAAATCTTTTTGTTGTTCTGCTAAAACTCGATTTTTTTTCTTCTCTTCATCAAATTCATTCTGCAAGTGCTCATAATCTTTAGAAAGCTCTGCATATTTGTCCATAAGACTTATATGGGTCTTGTGCAATTTAAGAATCTTTTTTTCTAATTGCACGAAATTATTTTCTAATTCTGATAGCATCGAGTTTGATAAATTCTAACTATTACAAAAATATAAAAAAAGCTTAATAAAAAGAAAGAATTTTAGTATTTATTTAATGTTTTAAATAAAGTCGTTCAAATGGTTGTAAACGAATTGTTTAGGATTTGAATTAGGGGTGTAAAATAACAACTTCCGTCAATTGACGGAAGTTTTGTATTAAAATGGATATCCAAAAGCAAAGTTAAGCGTTGGTCGCAAAAGCTTGTTTTTATGGATTACCCAACGATCGCCTTCTGGCTGGTTAGGATCATAAACTTTGTAAGCCAAATCCAAACGGAATTTGATATATGCCACATTTAATCTAAGACCAAATCCGCTACCAACACCCATTTGTTTAATAAATTTACTGAACTTGAATTGATCGCCGTAACCATTGTCTTTTAGCCCCCAAATGTTACCTGCATCGGTAAAAATAGCAGCTTCAAACATATTATCAATAGGAAGTCGGTATTCGATACTCGTCGTTAATTTTACATTGTCCATCGCGTAAGATCTAACACGCTCATCAAGCTGAGAATCGGCAGGGCCCAATCCTCCAAATGCTACCCAAGCGCGAATATCGTTCGATCCTCCATTAAAATACGAGCGGATAAAAGGCATGTTGCTGGAGTTGCCGTAAGGAATTCCAATTCCAACGAATTGACGAATAGCCAAAGTATGTGGTCGAGCTTTTTCTTGGAAAAATGTAAAATATTTTCTAAAATCAAAATCAAACTTCACAAATTGAGAATAAGGAATTTTGAAAATCGTTTTTGTATTGTCTTGGATAATGCCGTCTTCTTTTGAGTTTTTTGAAACCAATCCTAAGAAATTCCCAGCAATCTCAAATTTGCCACTGAAATAGAAAGGGTTTTTATATTCTTTTTGCCCGATTTCGTTATACGTAAAATTATAAATCAAAGACGAAATAACAACGTCCTGCGTCTGGCGGTCTTTGTTGGTTAAGGATTGTCTAAAAGAGTTGAACGTGCCTGTCTGTTGTTGATCCAATCCAGCTTGGAAAGCGTTATCGCGTACAATAATTCGAGAAACATTATCCATTGTAAGCTGCCCATTGCTGAACTGTGCTTGCACTTCGGGATGTTGTAAAAAATACAAATCAAATATTTGTTTACGAATCTCGTCATCAGCCAAGAATAATTGATAATAATTGTCTTTATTCTGTGTAAAACTGAATTGTGTATTAAACAATGTCAACTTGTGCGACACAATATCATTGACATTGGCCAAATAACTAAGGCCGGTGTTGAAACTAATACGTCCCAAACCAATATTGTTTTGCACGGCTGCACCTAAAAATAAACTTGACGTTGGAGAATAACGTTTTGGAATGACCTTCCAATAACGTTTGAAAGGAACCCAAAGTCTTGGAATTTGTAAAGCGGCTTGCGCTGACAATTCGTAAGCGTTAAAAAATGCATTTTCCTTTTCGGGGTCTTTTGTTGTTCCTACAATTCCCGAAAAACTAAGGTTTAGGTTTTCTGCACCTTTAAAAATGTTTCGGGAAGTGAGTTCCAACGATGGTGAAAATCCAAAGTTTAGAATTTCTGAATAATGTAAGTCCATCCCGACTTTGAAGTCATATTTAGGCAGTGGTTTTAGAATATATTTAACATCGATAAGACTATCAACTTCATTAGCTTGACCTTCATTACGAAGTTGATCTACAGCTTGCAAAACTGTGAAGTTGTTCATAGCCATAAGGTTACGTTTTGTAACATCAAAGTTGCGCTGTTCGTAGGCGTCACCGGGTTTGTAAATAATTGGTAACCAGAGCGATTGTAATTTGTATTGCGCAGTGTCTTTTCTGTAAATATGAATGCCTCTGAGACTGTCTTTTTTTATAGTTTTTTCTTCATATTCTTTAATATTATCTACAACGGCAATGTCAATATTTCCGATTTTTGGTTTGATAAAAGGACCGTCCAAAGAATCTCGATGAATATCCATGGTTACAGGAACTTGTTTTCGACTGTTTAGGGTGTCGGCGGTAAAGTATATTTGTTCACCAGATCCATTGAATTTGTAATAACCATTGTCACGCATCAATTGTGTAATACGTCTAACTTCGTCTTCCAGAACAGTTTGGTCAAGGATATTGTCTTTTTTTATTAAACTTTTTTTGATGTCGCGCTCATAGATTTGTCTTACGCCAGCATCAGAAATACTGTAATAATAATCTTTGATAAAAGTGGGGTCACGATGAAGGATGTTGTATTTGACTTGTGCTTTTTTAGCTGCAGAATCTCTTTTGGCTTCATAGGTTACTTCGGAATCCCAATAGCCTTTATAGACTAAGAAATTATTAATTTTTTCTATGCTGGTTTTGGTTTTCGCATCGCTGTAGATAACAGGCTTTTCTCCCACGGTGTGCCAAAAACGATTCCAAAAGAGATTGCGTCCTTTGTATTCTGGATGCCCATATTTAACAAAAAGAGAATCACGAAGGTTTTGGTTTCTCATTTCGTTAGGGTAGGTCATGTATTCTGTTAAGATACTATCGTATTTTGGGTTTGCATTATTGTATGCGAGAAGTCCAAATGGGAGTAAGAAGAATGTTTTTTTATTCGGTTTCTGGGCAGCGTAACTTGGGATTTTATCACTCAGGATTTTACCATCCAGATAACTGAACTCGTTCTTTGTCAAAAGATATTCGCCATCCGGAACTTTCTTTGTTGTACTACATGCATACAGTAATAACAACATCAGACTTGCTGATAAATAAAATATATAATACTTTTGGGAATATTTTCGAAAATGCTTACCTCTCATAAAATAAAAATAATACAATCTCTTGACAAAAAGAAATTTAGACAAAAATACAATTTGTTTTTGGTTGAGAGTAACAAGATTATTAAAGAACTTGCGAATTCTCGTGTTAAAGTTTTAGAAATTTACTCTACAAATCCTGAAGAACTGAAAAATGTTTTTGAAAATCTAAGTATTTTTGAAATTAATGAAAATGAACTTCGGAAGATTAGTTTTCTTCAAAATCCAAAAGATTCGGTGGCGCTTTGTCAGTTAGAACCCTGCCAAATTGATGATTCTAAAAGCATCCAGATTGTATTAGATGGTATTCAGGATCCAGGAAATTTGGGAACTATTATTCGGTTAGCAGATTGGTTTGGTATCGAGCAAATTGTTTGTAGTCAAGATACAGTGGACTTTTTTAATCCGAAAGTGTTGATGTCAACAATGGGTTCTTTTGTTAGGGTTAATGTTTGTTACACCGATTTGGAAAGTTATCTTAAAACCTATAATTATCCAATTATTGGGACAGATATGGACGGCGAAAATATTTATAAAAAAGACTTTCCTTCGAAGTTTAGTCTGGTAATGGGTAACGAAGGAAACGGTATGCGCCCGAAGGTTGAAAGACTTTTAACCGATATTGTGAGTATCCCGAGATTCGGAAAGCAACAATCGACGGAAAGCCTCAATGTATCGATGGCGACGGGAATTATTTTAGGCGAAATATTTTCGAATCGTTCTTAATTGTTGATTCAAATTTTAAATTAAATTAGTTTTTCCAAACTCGAAGCAGTTTTGCTACGTTGGTAATCTTCTAGTTTTTCTCGGACAAATTTTAAAGCAATTGGTGCGACATAGACCAATGCAAGACCAATTATTTTTTTGTTCCAATTAGAATTATTAAGATTTTTTCGGGCGTAGTTACCTACCAAAGTTACTGCGCCCAGACGAACGGCAGTTTCTAGAAGTCCAGAATCTACAGTGTTGTTGGCAAGTCCCACAAGATTTTTTGGAGAGGTTGTCTCGCGAATACCTTGCGACACTTCGCGCAAAATATTTTTGGTGTTAAGGCTTAATGTTTGATGTCCTTCTTCGTCTTGGGTTTCTTTAAGATATTTGTCTGTTATGCCGTTGGTTAATACACTCAAACTTTCTTTTTTGTTTTTAAAAGTGAGTAGATTTTCCATGTTTTGAATATCATCTCTTAGAAGTTGTTTTTTTCTTCTTAATTCATCCAGATTATTGTATTGATGTGACATAATTAACGATTTAAAAAGTTAAGAACATTGTTAGCTACAGATTTTATAATTTTTTTTCGCATACTTATTACGATAATCATAATCAATAGATAAAATCCTGCAACCAGTAAAAAACCATAAGAGTAATTATCTAGTGCTTGACCTATTAAAAATGCAATTCCAAAATTAAATAAGATGATGAAAAATGCAAAGACAATAACCATAGCTGCGATAAAAGCAATAATCCCCGAAGATAAAGACGATTTTTCTATTAATTCTAAACGAGCGAGGTCGATTCTTTTGTTGATGTATTCTTTTAAAAGGTCTATCATAGCTGATATTTTAGTAAAGTTACAAAAAATTACAAAAAAAAGGAACTTAGTGGACTAAGTTCCTTGGTAATTCAGTCTAGATTGGGATTATTTCAATCCGTCTAGTTCTGTTTCTACGTCTTTAACAACATCTGTAGCTTTAGAAACCATTTGATCCTTATATTTATCATAACCTTCTTTAACAGAAGTAGCTACATTGTTAGCTGTGTCTTTCACTTGAGAGGATATGGTGTTGTATTTATCCTTCACTTGATCAGAAACTTGGTGATATTGTTCTTTAACTTTTTCTGATGTTTTGTGATATTGTTCGTTAGCTTGATCTTTAATATCTCCAGCTTTTTTCTTAATTTTTTTTCTGGTTTCTTTTCCTTCTTCAGGAGCATATAGCAATCCTAAAACTACGCCAACTGCTGCACCGGCTAATAAGCCTGCTAAAATTCCTGCTGAATTATTTTTTTTAGACATAATGTGTGATTTTTGATTAATGTTTAACTTGATTTATTATGGTTTTGATATTTGCAACAAATGTACCAAAGAAATTTAAGAATTTATAAACTTTGTTAAATTAGGTTTATTTAATATAGGAAATAATTAATTCGATGGTTTGTTCTTTTGTTAAGTCAGAATTGTCTATAAGAATAGCATCTTCCGCTTGTTTCAAAGGAGCTACATCTCTTTCGGAATCAATTTTATCACGATCGATGAGATTTTTTTTGACTTCTTCTATAGAGATATTTTCTCCAAAGCCTAATAATTCCAGGTGTCTCCTTTTGGCACGTTCATCTGGCGAAGCTGTCAAAAAGAATTTGTAATCGGCGTTGGGTAAGACAATAGTTCCGATATCTCGACCATCCATAATAACCCCACCTGTTTTTGCGATATTGCGTTGGGTGTCCAACAAAAAAGCGCGTACTTCTGGAAGTTTTGCCACTTGACTGACATTTTCCGAAACAATAGGTTGACGGATTTCTTTATCAATATTATTGCCGTTCAAAATTAATTGAAGCTCATCGTCTTTTTTTTCAAAAACCAAATTTATTCTTGGAAGGCTAAGGATAAGCTGTTGTAGGTCCAAATTGTCATTGTTGTCCAAACAATGCATCAATCCATAATATGTAATTCCACGATAAAGTGCGCCTGTATCCATGTGGATAAGACCAAGTCGTTTGGCAATGACTTTAGAAATAGAACTTTTTCCCGTCGAAGAATAGCCATCTATGGCAATTACCCAATTTTTTGTCATTTCAGAAATTCTGATGACAAATTTAAAAATTTAAAAACCGAAACTACTATTGCAGAATAAAGAATTTTTAAATAATCTTTTTTAACGACGGTTGCCACTCATCTCAATAAGGTCGAGGCTTAGTCCGAACATGTTGACATTGGAAGCGTTATGATAGCGTGCATGAGAATAATCGAATTTGAAATAAGAAATCTTTATCCCAAATCCTGCAGAAATCCCCGAAAAGTTACGCTGGTCAAGAATAGCCATTTCGTTGCCGCGTTTTACATTGTAACCAAATCTAAGATTGAAAGCTTGTTGCGGAAATAGCTCGACACCAAATGATACGTGGTCCAGAACTTTTCTTCCAAAGTTAATAGGTTGACCATTGATATTTGTGTCTTGAGAAATATTGAATTTTTGTAAATCGTGTAACGTTAAGGTAATGGCTGCTGGAAATTGTTCCAAAATTTTGGTGTAGCCCAAGTCAATTCGGAAGGGTAGATTTTCGCGAACACCATTGAAGGGTTTGAACTGATAACCAAAATTACGAGCGACTAATGACAACGTTTCGTTTGTTCTTTCGTTATGGAAAGTCACACCGATATTTGCAGAAATTGCGCTGGAAGAATAAGTGTCAATTTTGGAAGTTACAAAATTAACATTGGCACCTATTGTCCAATCTTCTTCGAACTGATAAGCATAACCTGCTCCGATAGAGGCATCCATGGCAGAAAATTCTCCAAGAATATTGGCACTTTCGTCAGTACGAGGCATTTTTCCATAATCCATATATCGTGCATTAATGGAAATTAAATGTCCAAATTCCAAATCTTTGACATAATTAATTGTTCCTATCTTGGAATCCGCAAGGTAAGATGCATAGTTGACAGAAAGCATATTGTCCATTTCCAAATTCATGAGTGATGGATTAATGGCTGACATGGAAACATCGTAATCTCTTATAGAAATCGCATCGCCACCCAAAGCAGATTGCCGCGCAGAAATCGGAATGTTAAGGAAAGGATAAACATTGGTCCCGTCTTGTGAAAAAACCAAAGCGCTACAAACCGCGAAAAATAAAATAGAAATTTTCTTCAAAGTCACTTCTCTTATTTGCAAAAATAGACGTTTTTAAAATTTAACAAAATATTTCGGTGTTAAACTTATTTCTTCATAACGTAATTCTTCTGCTTTCCTTATATTTGCAGCAGCTAAATTTTTTACTAAAATGAAATATAAGAGAATCCTCTTGAAATTAAGCGGTGAAGCTTTAATGGGAAATCTACAATACGGAATCGATAATGATAGATTGAAGGAATATGCACACGAAATTAAAAAAGTTGTTGATAAAGGTTGTGAAGTTGCCATCGTTATTGGAGGAGGAAATATCTTTAGAGGTTTAGCAGGTGCTGCAAAAGGTATGGATCGCGTACAAGGTGATTATATGGGAATGTTAGCAACGGTGATCAACGGGATGGCATTGCAAGGCGCTTTGGAAGATGTTGGGGTTATGACAAGATTACAATCTGCAATTGAGATGGACAAAGTAGCAGAACCATTTATCAAAAGAAGAGCAGTTCGCCATTTGGAAAAAGGAAGAGTGGTTATTTTTGGCGCAGGCACAGGTAATCCGTATTTCACAACAGATACTGCAGCCACACTTCGCGCTATTGAAATTGATGCCGATGTTATTCTTAAAGGAACTCGCGTTGATGGTATCTATGACAGCGACCCAGAGAAAAATGTAGATGCTGTTAAATTTAATAGCTTGTCATTTGAAGATGTTTTTGAGAAAAACTTAAAAGTAATGGATATGACAGCTTTCACGTTGAGCCACGAAAACAAATTGCCGATTATCGTTTTTGATATGAATAAAGAAGGTAATCTAGAACGCCTTATCGACGGAGAATCTATCGGAACGTTGGTGAATGTGTAATTTCTTAATGATAACGGATTGACAAACATCATCTGTTATCTGTATCAATTATTGAAAATGTGTTAATTATCAAATTTTAAATATACAATGGAAGAATTAGAACTCATCGTAGCATCGGTAAAGCAAGAGATGGATGCTGCAATCAAGCATTTGGATCATGCTTTTCAGAAAATTAGAGCAGGTAGAGCTTCAACATCTATGGTGCAAGACGTTATGGTAGAGTATTATGGCTCTATGACGCCTATCAATCAGGTTGCTAATGTTTCAGTTCCAGATGCCATGACTATTTCTATTCAACCTTGGGATAGATCAGCAATCAACGCTATCGAAAAGGCAATTATCAATTCTAATTTAGGCTTTGCACCATCTAATAATGGGGATGTTATCATTCTTAATGTTCCACCATTAACAGAAGAACGCCGTAAGGAATTGGCTAAACAAGCAAAGGGAGAAACAGAACAAAGTAAAGTGGTTGTTAGAAACGCCCGTCAAGAAGGCATGAAAGATCTTAAAAAATTGGATGGCGTGTCAGAAGACCTTGTGAAAGCTGTGGAAAAAGATATTCAAGATCTTACGGATCAGTATGTTAAGAAGGCGGATGATGCTCTTAAAATAAAAGAAGCAGAGATTTTAAAAGTATAATAAAAAAAGATTTAGAAATTTTCTAAATCTTTTTTTTTATAACAAATGTCATGTTTTTTTAGGATTTTTTCAAGAAGAATATAAAGTTTTACATATATCATATATTCTTAATTTTATTTATGAATTTAAGATAAATTCATAAATTCTAATTTCATAGTCGTACTACGAAATTTTTATTGTTTTTTAAATATAAATATTATATTTGCTAGAATTTAATTTCCTTTTAGTAATGAGAGATAAATTCCTTACCTGGGGACTTGTTTTAGTCCTTTTCACGACTGTTGTCGCTGTGCTTATTAAAGCCCATTATTGGATTCCAATAACCTTAGCAGTTTTGTATGCAATAGGAATACATAATGTAATGCAAACCAAACATGCTATTTTAAGAAATTTTCCTGTATTAGGAGGTTTTCGTTATTTATTGGAAAGTATATCTCCCGAAATTCAGCAATACTTTATTGAGAGAGAGACGGATGGTAAGCCTTTTCCAAGACATCAACGTTCGGCTGCGTATCGTCGTGCAAAAAACATTAGCGATACTGTGGCCTTCGGGACTCAGTTAGAAATTAATAATAGAAAATACGAAGGAATCAAGCATTCAATATATGCTAAAACGCCTTCGCATGAATTACCCAGAACTACAATTGGAGGTCCAGATTGTTTACAACCTTACAGCTCATCTTTATTTAATATTTCCGCCATGTCTTTTGGAGCCTTGTCAGATAGAGCACATATCTCATTAAACAGAGGAGCTAAGAAAGGTCAATTTTATCACAATACGGGTGAAGGTGGTATTTCTCCTTATCATATGGAAGGTGGCGATCTATGTTGGCAAATTGGTACAGGTTATTTTGGATGCCGTGATGATGAAGGCAATTTTAATCCAGAATTGTTTAAAAAATATGCGACACTACCAAATGTGAAGATGATTGAGATTAAATTATCTCAAGGGGCAAAACCAGGACATGGTGGCGTACTTCCAGGTGTTAAGAATACACCTGAAATTGCAGCAATTCGTCATGTAAAGCCAGGGATTACAGTATTGTCGCCTCCAGGGCATAGTTCTTTCTCTACTGCAGCAGGTCTGTTACAGTTTGTAAAACAGCTTAGAGATTTATCTGGAGGAAAGCCAGTTGGTTTCAAACTTTGTGTAGGGGATACTAAAGAATTTGAAGAAATCTGTGCACAGATGAATGTTTTGAAAATTTATCCAGATTTTATCACAGTTGATGGAGCAGAGGGGGGAACAGGTGCAGCACCGCCAGAATTTTCGGACGGTGTAGGTATGCCTTTAGAACCTGCGTTGATCTTTATTAATTCAACACTTAAAAATTTTAATGTTCGTGACAAAGTAAAAATTATTGCTTCAGGAAAAGTCTTAACAGCACTGGATATTCTAAGAGCTGTTGCTATGGGAGCGGATGTGTGTAATAATGCCAGAGGATTTATGTTTGCATTAGGATGTATCCAAGCATTGCAATGTAATTCTAACACATGTCCAACTGGGGTTGCGACACAAAATAAAATGCTAATCAAAGGATTGGATGTTACAGATAAAGCGGAACGTGTTTATCATTTCCATAAAAACACCTTACATACTTGTAATGAATTAATTGCGG
This genomic stretch from Chryseobacterium sp. POL2 harbors:
- the cmk gene encoding (d)CMP kinase, coding for MTKNWVIAIDGYSSTGKSSISKVIAKRLGLIHMDTGALYRGITYYGLMHCLDNNDNLDLQQLILSLPRINLVFEKKDDELQLILNGNNIDKEIRQPIVSENVSQVAKLPEVRAFLLDTQRNIAKTGGVIMDGRDIGTIVLPNADYKFFLTASPDERAKRRHLELLGFGENISIEEVKKNLIDRDKIDSERDVAPLKQAEDAILIDNSDLTKEQTIELIISYIK
- a CDS encoding phosphoribosyl-ATP pyrophosphatase: MSHQYNNLDELRRKKQLLRDDIQNMENLLTFKNKKESLSVLTNGITDKYLKETQDEEGHQTLSLNTKNILREVSQGIRETTSPKNLVGLANNTVDSGLLETAVRLGAVTLVGNYARKNLNNSNWNKKIIGLALVYVAPIALKFVREKLEDYQRSKTASSLEKLI
- the porQ gene encoding type IX secretion system protein PorQ, which encodes MQIREVTLKKISILFFAVCSALVFSQDGTNVYPFLNIPISARQSALGGDAISIRDYDVSMSAINPSLMNLEMDNMLSVNYASYLADSKIGTINYVKDLEFGHLISINARYMDYGKMPRTDESANILGEFSAMDASIGAGYAYQFEEDWTIGANVNFVTSKIDTYSSSAISANIGVTFHNERTNETLSLVARNFGYQFKPFNGVRENLPFRIDLGYTKILEQFPAAITLTLHDLQKFNISQDTNINGQPINFGRKVLDHVSFGVELFPQQAFNLRFGYNVKRGNEMAILDQRNFSGISAGFGIKISYFKFDYSHARYHNASNVNMFGLSLDLIEMSGNRR
- the frr gene encoding ribosome recycling factor produces the protein MEELELIVASVKQEMDAAIKHLDHAFQKIRAGRASTSMVQDVMVEYYGSMTPINQVANVSVPDAMTISIQPWDRSAINAIEKAIINSNLGFAPSNNGDVIILNVPPLTEERRKELAKQAKGETEQSKVVVRNARQEGMKDLKKLDGVSEDLVKAVEKDIQDLTDQYVKKADDALKIKEAEILKV
- a CDS encoding FMN-binding glutamate synthase family protein, which produces MRDKFLTWGLVLVLFTTVVAVLIKAHYWIPITLAVLYAIGIHNVMQTKHAILRNFPVLGGFRYLLESISPEIQQYFIERETDGKPFPRHQRSAAYRRAKNISDTVAFGTQLEINNRKYEGIKHSIYAKTPSHELPRTTIGGPDCLQPYSSSLFNISAMSFGALSDRAHISLNRGAKKGQFYHNTGEGGISPYHMEGGDLCWQIGTGYFGCRDDEGNFNPELFKKYATLPNVKMIEIKLSQGAKPGHGGVLPGVKNTPEIAAIRHVKPGITVLSPPGHSSFSTAAGLLQFVKQLRDLSGGKPVGFKLCVGDTKEFEEICAQMNVLKIYPDFITVDGAEGGTGAAPPEFSDGVGMPLEPALIFINSTLKNFNVRDKVKIIASGKVLTALDILRAVAMGADVCNNARGFMFALGCIQALQCNSNTCPTGVATQNKMLIKGLDVTDKAERVYHFHKNTLHTCNELIAAAGRSSYEQVDASMFMRGDEFEHLADTYFPDILGNVRKS
- a CDS encoding RNA methyltransferase yields the protein MLTSHKIKIIQSLDKKKFRQKYNLFLVESNKIIKELANSRVKVLEIYSTNPEELKNVFENLSIFEINENELRKISFLQNPKDSVALCQLEPCQIDDSKSIQIVLDGIQDPGNLGTIIRLADWFGIEQIVCSQDTVDFFNPKVLMSTMGSFVRVNVCYTDLESYLKTYNYPIIGTDMDGENIYKKDFPSKFSLVMGNEGNGMRPKVERLLTDIVSIPRFGKQQSTESLNVSMATGIILGEIFSNRS
- a CDS encoding cell division protein ZapA, which codes for MDIRRITINIAGRVYPLNVPAAEEETLRKVGKQIETMIKEFEANFDIRDKQDALAMCALKLGTNAEVHLTNNEKNLTNTNDRLTKINKLLEELED
- a CDS encoding YtxH domain-containing protein, with product MSKKNNSAGILAGLLAGAAVGVVLGLLYAPEEGKETRKKIKKKAGDIKDQANEQYHKTSEKVKEQYHQVSDQVKDKYNTISSQVKDTANNVATSVKEGYDKYKDQMVSKATDVVKDVETELDGLK
- a CDS encoding phage holin family protein, which encodes MIDLLKEYINKRIDLARLELIEKSSLSSGIIAFIAAMVIVFAFFIILFNFGIAFLIGQALDNYSYGFLLVAGFYLLIMIIVISMRKKIIKSVANNVLNFLNR
- a CDS encoding BamA/TamA family outer membrane protein; translation: MRGKHFRKYSQKYYIFYLSASLMLLLLYACSTTKKVPDGEYLLTKNEFSYLDGKILSDKIPSYAAQKPNKKTFFLLPFGLLAYNNANPKYDSILTEYMTYPNEMRNQNLRDSLFVKYGHPEYKGRNLFWNRFWHTVGEKPVIYSDAKTKTSIEKINNFLVYKGYWDSEVTYEAKRDSAAKKAQVKYNILHRDPTFIKDYYYSISDAGVRQIYERDIKKSLIKKDNILDQTVLEDEVRRITQLMRDNGYYKFNGSGEQIYFTADTLNSRKQVPVTMDIHRDSLDGPFIKPKIGNIDIAVVDNIKEYEEKTIKKDSLRGIHIYRKDTAQYKLQSLWLPIIYKPGDAYEQRNFDVTKRNLMAMNNFTVLQAVDQLRNEGQANEVDSLIDVKYILKPLPKYDFKVGMDLHYSEILNFGFSPSLELTSRNIFKGAENLNLSFSGIVGTTKDPEKENAFFNAYELSAQAALQIPRLWVPFKRYWKVIPKRYSPTSSLFLGAAVQNNIGLGRISFNTGLSYLANVNDIVSHKLTLFNTQFSFTQNKDNYYQLFLADDEIRKQIFDLYFLQHPEVQAQFSNGQLTMDNVSRIIVRDNAFQAGLDQQQTGTFNSFRQSLTNKDRQTQDVVISSLIYNFTYNEIGQKEYKNPFYFSGKFEIAGNFLGLVSKNSKEDGIIQDNTKTIFKIPYSQFVKFDFDFRKYFTFFQEKARPHTLAIRQFVGIGIPYGNSSNMPFIRSYFNGGSNDIRAWVAFGGLGPADSQLDERVRSYAMDNVKLTTSIEYRLPIDNMFEAAIFTDAGNIWGLKDNGYGDQFKFSKFIKQMGVGSGFGLRLNVAYIKFRLDLAYKVYDPNQPEGDRWVIHKNKLLRPTLNFAFGYPF
- the pyrH gene encoding UMP kinase: MKYKRILLKLSGEALMGNLQYGIDNDRLKEYAHEIKKVVDKGCEVAIVIGGGNIFRGLAGAAKGMDRVQGDYMGMLATVINGMALQGALEDVGVMTRLQSAIEMDKVAEPFIKRRAVRHLEKGRVVIFGAGTGNPYFTTDTAATLRAIEIDADVILKGTRVDGIYDSDPEKNVDAVKFNSLSFEDVFEKNLKVMDMTAFTLSHENKLPIIVFDMNKEGNLERLIDGESIGTLVNV